Sequence from the Janthinobacterium lividum genome:
CAGGCACAACTTTCTCCTACAGCTGTTTCTAGTCTGCATGATTTACTCGCTTGGACAGGTTGCTCTCGGTCTTCCGCCGAAGTTGCAATAAAACCAAATAAATTGTTCTTTGAATAATTTAATTTAGGTAATGCAAAGCCGAAAGTCAAGGTCTGAATACATGCAAATTACATACAAATTCACGCGTACACAAAATAACGATCGGAAACGAAATTAGCGCGGAAGCAAGCGGCGGTCGGCAGGGTTGATCAGGAAGCCTTGCAGGATATCCTGCAGCTGCGGCAGTTTCGCCACGTAGGCGGGTATGCCCAGCTGGCGCGCGCCGAAGTAGTGGGCGATGATGTCGCCCTGCTGCTCCATGTTGAAGTCGGACAGGACGCCGCCAGCCTGCGCATCGTAGCGGTAGGCGCGTTGCCCGATGTAGCCGCCGCGCAGCGCCAGCAGCACGCCATGCAGCAGCACGCCGTAGCCGAGCTGGTACTGCCACACGTGCACCATCTCATGGATGAAGAACAGCTTGCCGCTGTTGCCTTCGCGGGAAAAATCGTCGCGGTACTGGGCCGGCATGAAGTGCAGGCTGCCACGCGGCGTCATGGCCGTGTTCTGGTCCTGCAAGCCAAACGGAAGAAAGGAGCCGCGCACGACGCGCACGCGCGCGTAGTCGATGGCGCCCTGGAAGACGCTGCGGGCCATGGCGGTTTCGCCGATGGTGAGGGGACGGCGCAAGACTCGCATGAGAGAAAGAAATAAAGCGCGGCAAGCGGGAAGCCTGCCGCGCCGGAGCTGCTTACGCTGAACGCAGGCCGCTGGCTGCTTTCGCGATTTCCGTGATGCGGTCCCAGTTGCCGGCCGCGATCGCGTCTTTCGGCGTCAGCCACGAACCGCCCACGCAGGCGACGTTCTTGCACGCCAGGAACTGCGACGCCGTCTCTTGCGAGATGCCGCCCGTCGGGCAGAACGTGATGTCCGGCAGCGGGCCGTAAATCGCGTTGAGCATGCCGATGCCGCCCGCCGGCACGGCCGGGAACAGTTTCAGCTGCTGGAAGCCATTTTCACGCGCCGCCATCACTTCGCCTGGCGTCATCACGCCTGGAAGCAACGGCAGGCCGCTGCTTTTCGCCGCCGCCACCAGGGCGGAAGTCAGGCCTGGCGA
This genomic interval carries:
- the eda gene encoding bifunctional 4-hydroxy-2-oxoglutarate aldolase/2-dehydro-3-deoxy-phosphogluconate aldolase produces the protein MTMTLLEIMRTSSVIPVIAIDDPEHAVPLARALVAGGIRVLEVTLRTKHGLEAIRAMSAVPGAIVGVGTLTRPEEFAQARDAGAVFGVSPGLTSALVAAAKSSGLPLLPGVMTPGEVMAARENGFQQLKLFPAVPAGGIGMLNAIYGPLPDITFCPTGGISQETASQFLACKNVACVGGSWLTPKDAIAAGNWDRITEIAKAASGLRSA